From the Scomber scombrus chromosome 22, fScoSco1.1, whole genome shotgun sequence genome, the window TCACTGGTGGTGTATCTTTTGCAGCTTGCAGGATGAGTTCACGCGGGCGCAGGGGGAACTAAAGCGCCTGCTGAGCGACAGACAGGCTCAGCAGGAgaaactgcagctgctgttggCCGAGCTGCGAGGAGAGCTGCTGGACAAAACCAGGGAGATGGAGGAGCTTCGGCTGCAGGTAAACTGAGCCTGAGAAGGGAGGAAATCACATATGCATTTAGAAATTCATGCACATTTGCTTCTGAAGTGACTGAGAGATTTTCACCTGAATTTGAACTAGGATATCATGTTTGAATTGGatacaaatatatatgtgtgtgtttgtatgtgtttcttGTTGACCAGGTGATGACCCCTCAGCGGCTGGAGTTGCTCAGAGCACAGGTGCAGCAGGAGATGGAGGCTCCGGTCAGGGAGCGCTTCAACAAGCTGGAGGAGGTCAGTCTGTTAGTCTCTGTGTCAGGAGTCACTAATTTCTGACACCATctctgtgtaatgtgaaaaaataGACCTGTAACATCCGCTTTTAGCAGCGCTCAAAATTGTTTCCACTGAAGGAGGAACATGTTGCACAGGGACTTTTTGGTCTGTAGCAACAGCCAGAGAGCAACATATTTGTGCTGATTGCCTCTTTTGAAAATCATGTAAATATGTGTGCATTCAAGCTAATTTCCATTCTGTTCTGCCCGAGTGCTCCTTCTCTCTCGCTGATTTGCGGCTATTGTGTGCACTCGCAGGAGACGGAGAAGTACAGATCAGAGTACAACAAGCTGAGGTATGAGTACACCTTCCTCAAGTCCCAGTTTGACCACCAGAGGGAAGAACATGCTCGTATACTGGAGGAGCGGAGAATACGCTACCATGCGGAGGTGTGTGCGTTTGAAAATGTAACGTGAatgttactttaattttttttttaaaagatctgTAATATCCTTCTTTGTTGTTCTCCTCTGTTGTCAGATCTCTCATCTGGAGAAGGATAGGGAGGACCTGGTGGCTCAGTACCAGGGTTCAGACTCACTGCGCGACGGGAGACGAGTGGAGGCTCTGCTGAGGGAGAAAGCTCAGCTCCACCTGCGGCTGAAGGGTCTGGAGGCGGAGGTGGCCGAGCTCCGAGCCCAGAAAGAAGACTCGGGCCAGCAGGCTGAGAACGTCCAGCGCATCCAGATCCGACAGCTCACAGAGTCTCAGGCTGCTGTGAAGTCGCTGGAGGTGAGAAAGAAACGGTCCTGACATCATGATTGCATTTGACTGCAGTTAGATTCACGTTTAAATCGACAAaactgttgggttttttttttttttttggcaggcGGAGCGTCACTCTCTGCGTCTCCAGCTGGAGCGGATGGACAGCGAGCTTCATCAGAACCACGAGCAGAACAGCCAGCTCACCGGACGACTGCACAAAGCGGAGAGAGAGGTCAACTCCCTCACCTGCCAGgtacacactgcacacacagttCCATAACTTGAGCAAGAGCAGCAGTTTTCTATTAAACTCTACTCTACTGTTTGTATGTAAGAAATTAGTGAtgtaaaatgaaactgaaaacagctcATTGAGTTGTAgctcaggaaaaaaagacaaataaatgtgtttgcattgagaaaataaccatataaataaatgaactagTATACGCCTGTGATTCATAAACAGCTGCAAGAAAAgacctaaaaaaaaccctggaAAGAACGAGAGTTTTTTATGAATGTCCAGCAGATGTCAGTCATCACGGCTGaatgttgcattttattttcttgctcTCACGGTCCTCAGATTGAAAGCCTGAAGCACTCACACAAACTAGAGGTGGCCAGCATCAAACTGGAGTGCGCCCGCTCTAAAGGGGAAGTGGAACGGGAGAGAGACACACTTCAGGGCCAGATTGAAGGTATTACATGATTCTCACTCACACGCTCAGCAGTCGATTTTCCTCATTATAATCTCTCATTTTTATGCTTCCTCTTGAATAAGCAGGAAAAATGCGGAGAGAAGTTGAACTATTTAACCGACTCCTCTTAGTTGAATTTAGGTCATATATTCACATCCTAGTCATTCTACTTTTACAGTGATTGAGCAGCACCCTGTTTTTCATCTCATGTGTCTCAGGTCTGCAGGCAGACGTGGAGGTGTTTAAAGCGGCGGTGGAGCGACACAAAGAAGTCCTAGTGGataaagagagggagatggTCAGGAAGGTGCAGTCCACTCACGATGAGGAGTTTCGCAAAACTACCGCTTTGCACGAAGAGAAGTGAGAATCACCCTTGTCTCATTTCAGTTAGTGATGTCTTTCATGTGGTGGAAGATTAAAAGGAAGAGGTTAATGTACAGTTGAGCAATTACTTTTTTCTAGCCTACTTCTCATATTAGAACATTATTTTTGATTTGTGGTCTGTTGTGTCGTCAGGTTGGAATTGGAGAACCGTCTGGCGGCGCTGGAACAGCAGAAGTCTCTGCAGGACGCCGCCGAAACCTCCCAGAAAGAGGAGTGGGAGGAGCGCATCCGTAACGCCCAACAAGGCGAGGAGACAGCTCGCAGAGAACTACAGAGCCTGAGGTCTTCAACTGAACTTCCCCTTtctttcaacacacacacacacacacacacacacacacacacacacacacacacagcagatagTTATAAATCTGCACAGAAGTTATAGCTGGTTAATTATGTATGTGCATTGTTATTTGTAATATAATACTGGAGTCTGATAGTGGTTACATTATCTGCAAAAGCAACATTCACATGgcagtttttattataatatgcCTGCACAGTGCACCAggaagacaaaaagacaaaaaaaaaatacaattaatggaaaaaaaaaaagcttttgtgAGTTGTGAGATCGTCAGTACTCTCATTAATTAAACTATTGTGTTTCAGAaccaaaatacaacaacaaagctcacagctggaggagcttgagagacagaaagcagaaatTGGTGACCTACAGCAGGTGAGTCAACATCCACAACCTTAAgccaaaaaataattaaacttatAGAATGTCTGTTTCCCTCacataaatgtgattttatttttttaaaacatcatttgtTTGACCCCAACAGCAAAACAAGGAGCTGGGTGTCCAGTTGGGGATGCTGTCTCAGTCTGAAAGTGACCTGATGGAGGCAAACCAGCGCCTGAGAGAGACACTGGACAGAGTGAGGGAGGAGCTGAGGATGGCTCGAGCTCAGACCGAGAGGAGCCAACACGAGGCTGAGAGGTACATTTGCTGGCCTGCCTTCCATTAAATCAGCAACTCAAGTCccattatttttcaaaaaagcACTTAAACAGTTAGACTTCATGAGGcgcaaacaacacatttctgagCTCATCTTTGTCCCCCTGTAGGCTGATGGAGGACCGTCGTGTTGAGTGGTTGGAGGATAAACACAAGCTGCAGGAGAGAGacgcagagctgcagcagaagtACTCTCAGGTCAAAGAGAAACTGCAGAGGGCAGCTGTGGCCCAGAAGAAGGTACTGCTGCATGTTGTCTTTAAGGACAGACTGCATCCTCTCTATTTTGTCTGTGTATCAGTTCACAACTAGATCACATTAACACAATCATTTCTTTGTAGCttggtttattttgttcatttataaatactttttaacattaaaatgatcttaaatGAGTTGAATTTGACTTTCTGTAAGCTGCTCATaaaatttgtgtgtgttgtacagaggaaaacacagacagagaacaaagagaagagacTGCAGGATAAAATCCAGTTGCTGGAGGCCAAGATAGAAGAGTTGGAACTGGAAGCCGTCACATCCAAGAAGTAAACTCAATGTCtcattttatgaatgaaataacTGTCAAGTTGAGCTGTTTGGATAACCCTAgctgtattatactgtatgacTATGAAAGAAAATAGTGGGTGTAGTGgatatttttgtccttttaataTTAGACATTTCAACCTCCTATGCTGGATGACTTAACAAAAAGACCAATCAGAAGTCAGCTTTAAAGCCAGTTAAAGTCTGCaatgtttcttcctctttccagACGTACATCCCACTCAGAGGAACAGCCTCAGTTCAACAGACGGTTGAAGGAGCTGCAGCGGCGACACAACGAGTTTCGGCGCCTCCTGCTGGGTGGCCAGGGTGCCCTCAGTGCAGCCCCAGCCTTTGTAACCTCCTCGCCCagccccttcctcctcctcgggTCTGAGGGGCCGTTATCCAACATACCGGTAAGCAAAATGAGCTGAGATTGTAGCATTAACCTGCGCTGTAGCTGGATGGtaacactgaaaataattttaagggagatcaaagcagcagcaggtaaaaaacatcacacaagAGTCAGAACAGTTTCTACACCCACAGTAGCAGTAAATAGAGTAACATTCAATGCAGCAATAACATGTTTGACTATGACAAAGTGAAACCTCCACTTCACACCTTCCACACAAGCAAAACCACACCTCCTCTGTGGGTTGAAGGgttttcctttaaaatgtcGCCTCATCAACTGAAGTAGACACAAGTTAGATTAAAAAGGTGAGATGTTGCTAACAAAATCAGATTAAAAAGGTGAGATGTTGCTAACAAAGTTACATAACAGAAAGGTGACTGTTTAGACCATGATGACTTTTGCTGTATGCATTATGCTGTTgtaacatttctttgttttcctggTGTGTCTCCTCTGTGTGGCAGGAGGAGCAGCATCAGACGGAGCTGTCTCTGTTGCGTCGGAGGCTGGAGGACCTGGAGAGcgcccagcagcagcagctggaggaaCTGGGGTCTCTGGTGCACAGGGACCGGGACCTCACTCCCCAGCCTGACCTTTGACACCCAAATTGCTTTACATTGGACTTTAAGTTGACTAAGAGTGAGGCACACCAGCATTGTTTGTATAAATATAGAAGCGTTATTTATTGTTGCGTTTACATGAAAATGGATTTCTCATGTACTGTTGTGATGTTTGGTCATTTGAAATACTGCAGCACCTTTTTATAAAAATGACCATGACGGCCATTAAGAGACTTTCTTAGGGTTTGATTTTTTCTatgtttacacacattcattctgAAGCCattctgaaaaatgaaaacGGCTTTATATCGATAATGATATAAAAGCTCAAGACACTTCAGACTGGGACTCACAAGTTTATACACTTTTACTGTCACTTCCACAAACCTGTACTTGAATTGGTTAAACAATGGTTGaacaataatgaacaaaagCTCAATTTTTCACGTTAAATTAATGCAGTCATCAGCAGTGCAAGAGCAGCAAGCACATGTCACATACAGTCAGTGCATCACTTAAGTTAACTCTTTGAATGCAGGAAACATCCCTGGAGTGAAAGCTTTCCACAGACGTTTCACCTCAAAGGAAACAGGACGTATAGATGTGGTTTGCAGCTTAGTGCTGAGTATTCATTGGTTACACAAGCCGATGCTTCTGAAACTGTTAAACTTAGTACCACAAGGAAAGGGAACATGGTGGCCCACTTTCGTTTTATGCCAACAAGCTCTCTCCTCAGTCCTTTCTCCACTGCTTCATCATGTATTTTATAGTTTGATTGATGAGTGGCAGGACAGACAGCTCAGCTCCAGGCGCAGCTCCTCAGTGCATCAAATGAATTCTTGACATGATGTAGTTGCTCCTTCAGCTCCACGGGGACACCGTTCTGGTCCAGCTTCTCTTtgatctgaaaacaaaaaacaacccttTATTGTCAGGCATTTCAAACTCTCACTTTTCTTTAAGTCAAAAATCATTTATAGAAGCAAATTCTGCAGCAAAGTGTAATTTCTACTGATGTCATGAAAATGCACAACACTGAACAGACTCAACAGAAGGAAAGATTATTCCAGCTTCGTGAGATAATACCATTAAAGTGCATTTATTGCGTGGACAGTGCAGATTAGTTTTCTGGAGAAAGCAACACCTGTTTATAAGATCTTAGCTCTACTGAAAACAAGTGAAATTCTGTCACTCGTGAAAACCTTTTACAGTGGGCTCTGAGTGGGCTTTTGTGCCTGCATCAGAGCAGGAAACTGAGCAAAGGGAAATCAGAAGTGCTAAAATGTTATTTCCTCTACATCAGATGTCTCATGTGACTCAGTTTCAcaagtgctgctgctgttaacattttaaaccaGCACTATCGAGGTtgagcctgtctgtctgtgccgGAGCACGATACAGAGCGATCACACTAATCAAACGAACAAGACTTTAGGGGTGAAACTTGCTCGGGCGCAGTAcaattgcctagtgtgagtacgcccttagTGACAAGTGTGTTTTCTGGCAAACAGACATGTGGCAATCACACTGTTCATCTCTAACAGTTGGCAGTCACCTACAATGAGAGGTGTCAAACCAACAATAGCAGAATGCAGAACTTAAAAGGGCACTTCACTGGTTTTACCCATGAAGATAGGTTTATGCAACATGAGAAGAAGGTTTGAAAAAATAACCCTGTCCAATTTGCCTCATGATATCAAATGTATAACAGAGCCTGTGAACTTAAAAAGATTTGGGAGTTTACCAGGCCTTATGTGACTAAAAACAATATTGCGATGAATAATGGGAAACGTAGGATTCAGCTTTTTTGGAGTTCCATCAACACTAGGGAGTAAAAGTGAGGACATCTTAACCTCTATGTTACCACCCAGCTCACTAGGAGAAAGGGAAGCTATGTAAAACAACATGTAGCaggttaaataaaagtatttagtAACAGGAAgtcagatgttttaaaaaataccatgTAACCAAAAGAGAAACTACCAAAACAAATGGGCCGGTGGATGCTattcaaagcaaaaaacaaatctaactAACAGCGGACCCTGAAACTGGAACTGAAATTAATCTAGCGGTCGCACAGAAATGGAACTAACACCTCACTGCCTACACCTAGCCTTGCAGTGGcttgaaaaaacatgaacacaatataAAGACAGCACCCCTGCTCCTTGTGGCTCTAACAATAAAGATGCTACATGTGTGACCAGTTAAAGAACAAAACTACTTAGATTTGGACTATTCCTATTTAATCTCTCTCTTGCAAGTCCCAAAACTTTACACAATCTGCAACTAATGTGTCTGAAACAAAACCAAATGTGGCGTCTACAGTTCATGTTGGTATTGTGTATTCATTTCATTCTACATAAAAAACTATTCAAAATCTTTGAACACAGCAGAAATACTGAAACACATGTGAGCCAGTCTGGAATAGATGGAGCACAGGTGAGAAGAACTGACCTCTGTGAAGTATCTCTGTATAAATTTGAAGAGCTCTCGGAGGGCTGCAGCTTCGTTgaattcattttcatgtttctgaAAGTAAAACACACAGTCATCCATTCACTGCTGATATTCCCAGCACTTCTTTTGCTTTGAAATCTGTAGTTGAAACAGACGTTACCTTTGACTCCTCCTGCAGGAAGGCCTTAAATTCTGTGTCTGTGATTGTTGACTGTTCTCTGATCTGCTTGTAGTAAGCCTTCACGTCCTGCTTGTACTTGGGAATGTCTTTGGCATACAGGAGCTTGTTGGTTGGTGCGTGCTAGAACACAGTAATATTCAAGATGATATGTTCACATGCTCCTATCTTCAACATGATTAGTTAAACATCATGACATCTGAGACAGAGATTAGGACTTGTCCTAGACTAAAAACAAGATTCTGTGAAAATATCCATTGAGAAACAAGTCTAGTCTTGGATGAGACTTAATCTCTGTCCAGGAAATCATATAATGACTGTAGGTTGCCTAAATGAACATATATGACTACAGAAAGAGGACAGGCGCACCATGTACAATGTCTCTAAAGTTTATAGAAGCATTATAGTGGTTGGATGAAGGATGCGATTTGTGAAAACACATAACCTCTTACGTGGTACCCACCCCAATTTTTGGGCACAAGCCCAAAAATAATGTATCCAAATTAGGAGTTTACTGTTCTTCACCTCTTCTAGTcttatttaaaaaggaaaatcttaaaatgttctAACTGAACAGTCACAATGAGTAGAATTGATCCTGAAAATTAGTGTCCCACAGGTTGGACAGTGTTCAGCAGGTTAACATGCCAGAATTAAATCACCCAACACTCCTTTCAGTACCATGGATAGCACCACTTGGTCAGACGTGCCCCCGCATTTGGGGTAGATGCTTATTCTTTCATATTCAGGTAATTATTCACCACAGAATCATCTCATCTTAGTAAAACTGGACTTTTTATATTGATGAAGTATAATATACTTGTTTTGTACTTTACCTTCCCCAGCTGGACCTCACTGAGGGAGAAGGAGTCCATGAAGGCCTGAGCAATGACGGACAGGCAGCCGTCCAGATGTGGAGCCTTCTCTATGTCGAAAACAAACTGAGGGTTCTTCAGAATGTTGATCCAGAAGCGCAGAGGCAAACTGCAGAGGAGAGTGAAGACAtgccagaaagaaaaacaggtgCAGTTTAAAGATTTGGACGCTCCACTAGCATCTCTACACACACTCTTATGACTTCTGACTTGTGTATAAAAGCTTTTTTGACATCCCAGCCTGTACCTGTTGGTCTTCCAGATGTGCATGACATCTGGATCTGTGATCTTCATGACGTCTGCCTGACTGTCAAGGAAGTCGAAGAAGTATTTGACAGCATGTGGAGCTTTGCAGGAAGGCAACTCCCAGATAGACTTGAACAAAGTCTCCACATAAGAATGCACTGCCAccttagagagaaagagaacaaggtaacctctttttttctgctgtcgTTTATATTTCTgaacagcaaagaaaacaagCTTTCATGATATGGAT encodes:
- the cep83 gene encoding centrosomal protein of 83 kDa gives rise to the protein MSSHRAEMTSSAFGQSAPLIPNLEPGMGKSAAMLGLSAGLGGAEMELQKMLIDERMKCENHRTNYQTLKAEHASLQDEFTRAQGELKRLLSDRQAQQEKLQLLLAELRGELLDKTREMEELRLQVMTPQRLELLRAQVQQEMEAPVRERFNKLEEETEKYRSEYNKLRYEYTFLKSQFDHQREEHARILEERRIRYHAEISHLEKDREDLVAQYQGSDSLRDGRRVEALLREKAQLHLRLKGLEAEVAELRAQKEDSGQQAENVQRIQIRQLTESQAAVKSLEAERHSLRLQLERMDSELHQNHEQNSQLTGRLHKAEREVNSLTCQIESLKHSHKLEVASIKLECARSKGEVERERDTLQGQIEGLQADVEVFKAAVERHKEVLVDKEREMVRKVQSTHDEEFRKTTALHEEKLELENRLAALEQQKSLQDAAETSQKEEWEERIRNAQQGEETARRELQSLRTKIQQQSSQLEELERQKAEIGDLQQQNKELGVQLGMLSQSESDLMEANQRLRETLDRVREELRMARAQTERSQHEAERLMEDRRVEWLEDKHKLQERDAELQQKYSQVKEKLQRAAVAQKKRKTQTENKEKRLQDKIQLLEAKIEELELEAVTSKKRTSHSEEQPQFNRRLKELQRRHNEFRRLLLGGQGALSAAPAFVTSSPSPFLLLGSEGPLSNIPEEQHQTELSLLRRRLEDLESAQQQQLEELGSLVHRDRDLTPQPDL